CCATTTCGACTGGTTACAATGGTCAGTGAAACAAtgtcaactactccctccgttccgaattacttgtcgcaggtatggatgtatctagatgtattttagttctagatacatccatttctgcaacgagtaatttgaaacggagggagcaataacaatgcttatactATATTTTGTCTGTTCTAGTTCTGGTCAACCCAAAATAACTTTAAAACTATGTTTAATTTATTTTATCTGCATAGCTAACACCTCCAAAAGTTGCTTATTCTAGCTGACATATCCAAAAAGATATTTACAAGTAGTGCATGTAAGCAACTCCAAATTTTCTACTTACAGAGAATATTCGGCCATCACTGGTTAGCACAACTGAATGGGTCCCTCCACATGATACCTGCAAGCATTTAGAAGAATGAACTCTGGTGCTGAACTTGGAAACAAACCTCAGTCAGACGCTTATAGGCGACCGACAATCAAGAAATTCAATACAACATTTCAGGCCCATGTTAAACTACCTGAACAATATCCTCTCCTGCTAGAAGCTGAACCTTTAGCGGCACCATGTGACTGCTCTTATCATCCCCAAAGCCGAGCCTCCCATGTTCTCCTCTTCCCCAAGCATATACCTGCAGAGACCGCAAAACAGATGATTGTGCCAAAGCATATTCAAGCTCGTGTTCGAGCAGTACATATATGGAAAATGGTTAGTTCCAACTAAGAGTTCAAAATACATTTTCCTTCATCAGTTTAACAATCACAAATTTGGAACCAGActcatttcttctaatttatgCATAGCAATTCACCAAAATACATTTGTTTCAAACCTAGAAGATTCGCAATTGCCCATTGAACAAAATTTCAGAATAGTAAATACATGCTTCCTAAATTTAGTTTTCAACTGATATATTCACCATGTCAATTCGCTGTTATTTCTTAGCCTTCTTGCTCTGATGGCAGTACCACACCAAATGGCAGTTGCATTGTGCTTCTCTTCTCATCATTATTCCAGTGGTCACAACTAATAGCTTCCTGCATCCATACACATTTGCATGTCCGCCCTACTATTTATGCAGAAAATTTGGAACGAACTAGGTGTGACCTAAATGAGCAGCCAACATTGAGCCAGTCAGTTATTTGCATGTCCGCCAACATTGAGCCAACAGATGAGCTCAACTTCTTCAAAGCTCAAGTCTAGTTAGCTTTATATCTTTGCCGGAGTTTCTTATGGACATACTTTGATCATGAACAGAAGGAATAACAAACTTGTCAGATTACATTGATTCTCAAGCCCGTTAAAAGTTATGACATGAATGTTCTCGGTCAAGAACTATCTGGAATCAATCAACCTTCTCTATTCTTCATCCCTCGATGGAGGCGGAAACGAGGCCGTCTGAGGCAATCGCCGATCCTCCGCGGTCGGCGCGCTCCTCGCCCGTAGGCGGCGCAGGGGGCCCGTCCCGGATCGGCTCTCGCTCTCGTTCTCTCAGTCCTCGCGCGGGATCTGGCGGGGACCATGTCGCCTCGCCGCAGCTTGTCAGTGGACGGGAGGAGAGGCGATGGAATCAATGGCGGGCTTCTTTTGCCGATAGGTCGGATCCAGGCGTATGGATCGAAGGGCGCCTTCGACTCACGTTGCCTTCGCGCTGGATGGCGCTCCTCGATCTGGAGAACGAAGTGCTCGCCGGCGACTACCTTCCGGACGACGACGTGATTGAGGTGGGGTTTCAATTCAATTTTGATTCTTATTGCGTGGTTGTCGGCGATTGCGTGCAGATCGACGTACGCACAAGGGCAACGCACAAGGGCAACGGAGATGATTGACTTGACGGGGTCCATGGCGATGGCAATGGTGGAGCCAGGGGCCTCTACATCTGTTCGCGAATTTCCTTCCGGTGATCGCCGGAGGGTGGGTGGGAGATTTTGGGTGCTGGCGGATGATGACAGCGGGGATGACGAGGTAGATGACGGGCGCGCCGGAGGATCGATGACCTGCTCGCCTACTCCTTCGGATATTCTCTGTGAGGCCTGCTCCGGTCAAGATGAGGAAGAGGTGGCACAGATGGTGGAGAAGGTCGTCCCTCCCGAGGACCCGGCGAGGAACGGTCTGCAGTCCGGCGAGCAGATGGAGCTGCTCCGGCGTGTCGTGCGTCGGAGGACGGCGTCGAACGCACCTCGGCCCTGGTGGGGTCCAATTCCCAAGGTGAGTCTTCCCAAACTTACTGTATTTGATCTGGTTGCGCCGGAGGCATGGACGGCAGTGGTCAAACGGAAGAAGGGCGGTCGTGCGGCGGCTGGCCGGCAGCAGTCGGCGCCGGCGGCTTCGCTGGGGATCGCGGAGGCGAGGGCCTTGCGTTTGAAATCCTTGATTGGCGCGTGTGGGCCTCCGGTGGCTACCGGGCTTCCTTCAGCTGGGTATGTGGCCCAGTGCGAAGGGGCTGCAGTTGGGCCGGGCCTCGTTTTACTGGAAAAGGACGTGAGGGAGGCATGCAGCGGTCGACCCAGATCATCTTCTCCCTGCTCGCGTCGTAGGGTTCTGGTGCGGCGCCTCCCTCATCGGCGGGCGGATCCAGGCGGTCGTGCGCGTCGCATTCCCCCGTTAGCGTCCATGGCGGGACGCGGGGTGGCGGGGAAGAGACCGGCCGAACTCCCCGGGTCGGGTCGTGCTGGGATTGCGCCGGGCGGCGGTCGTGCTGCGGCGGCTGCTGTGCCAGCGCCGGCCACCGGTCGTGGAGCTGGCCGGGGCGCGGTACCCCTTGTGCCGCCTACGGGAGGGCGTGGCGGAACGGTGCCGAGTGCGGTCGTCGGCCGTAGTGCTACGGTGTCTACCGGAGTTCGCGCACCGGTCAATGCGCCTGGTCGTGGTGGCCAGGCTAGCGGGGCTGCGGGCCGGGGTGGCTCGGCGCCTAAGCCGCCAACGACAGGGGCGGTGGGGCAACTGCCTAGGCAAGCACCGCCACCTAACTTCGTCACCAAACCTGTGGCTGGTGCTCATGCCGCGCCTCGGGGACAATGGGGAGATGACGGTTTTGACGCGTATGGGGCAGGTGTGCACCGTGGCTCGTCGTCGACGGGTGGCGGCCGAGGCTACGCTTGGCAGAGCGACGGGTCGGCCGAACGACCATTTATGGGCCCCCAGGGTGGTTTTGTCGAGGGTGCTTCTGGTCCGGATGCTAGACAGCGTGGTGGTTTCCGTGGGCATCGAGGTGGTCGGGGCGGGCGAGGGGGCCGATACCGTCCACGACCGCCGCCTCCACCGGTCGTTGTCGAGCAGATGACTGATTGCGATTGCAGGGCTGCAAAGGAGCCTGTGTTGCCCGCCCACGCGATGGAGGTAGTGACGGCTCTTGCTTCTGCTCCGGTTCCTGAGACTGAGGTTTTGCCTGATGTGTCCGCGGAGATGATGGACAAGGCTGAGTCGGATAGAGCGTCCAAGTGGGCACGCAGGAAGGAAAAGATGCTTTGCTATCGTTGCGGGGACAAGGGTCACTTCATTGCGGAGTGTGTGGCACGATTGTGTGATACTTGTGGTAAGCTGGCACATGAATCTGGGGAATGTCCGTTATTGCGTGATCAGGCCCCTTCACTCAAGATGTATGGAGTTTACTGTGCTGAGCTCACGTTTTTCGAGTCTCCGACTGAGCACGAGGTGGCTGACGAGTCTCCGAGTAAGACCACGGGGATTGTCAAGGTTACCAGAGGGGAGGTGTCTGAGGCACAGATAGTGCAGAGGCTTCGAGAGCTGGCTCCTGGGGATTTCCAGTGGGACCTTGTCGGTCTTGCTGATAAGATGTTCAGGGTCGAGTGCCCGTCTGTGGAGGACCTGCAGCGGTTGCTGAGTTTTGGGATGTGTAAGGTCCCGGGTACTGATGGCATTCTTGAGTTTCAGGAGTGGAAGCTTGTTGAGCCTCAGGGCATACCGCTTACGCAAGCGTGGCTACGCTTTTCCGGGGCACCTTCCTCCCCACTGCAGGATGCTCGGGTCGTGGCCAGTTTGGGCATTCTTGTGGGGAAGCCTGAGCGTGTGGACATGACGTTCACTAGAGCTCAAGGGATTGCTCGGGTTTTGGTCAGTATTCTGAATGTTGAGTATGTGCCGGAAGTGGTTAAGTGGGCTTATCGAGGCAGGATTTATAATCTGGTTATTGAGTTTGAGGACGAGAGCCTGTTGTCTGCACCGGCTCACGGGTCTAATGTGGATATGCATGAGGGTGACGGTGGCGCGGGTGTGCAGGAACCGCCGGCCGAGGACTCTGGACGACAGCTGTCCATGGGGCCGGGGTCCGACACCGTGACGACCGGGGATGGGGCTGTTCAGCCCTCCTCGGTGCCTTCGAAGTCGTTGAGATTTGGGTCCTTCGAACCTTTTTCTGCACCGCCGAGGTTATGGAGCGATCGGGTGGAGTCCGAGGAGGCCTTTGAGCTCGCTTTGCCTACTTTGGATTTTCTGGATGCTGTGGACTCGGGTTCTGGGGATTTCCGGGTTTCATCACTTGTGGTCAGGGGGGCGGAGGAGGtgagtcggcaggtggccactccCTCATCCGGTCAGCGCGTGGCACCCCCTCAGGAGATGCCGCAGCCTACAGGGCCTCCTGTGCAGGGAGGAGACATAGGCCAGGCGGTCTCGGGTTCCTTTTGTGCTGAGGGCAGGGATGCGGGGCAGGTGTCTCCCGTGTCCTCTGTTTTACTGGGAGGAGGTCTGGGTCAGGAGGACTCGGATGCTTCTTCTCCCGTGGTGTCTCCTTCTCGGATGGTGCCGGTTTCACCTTCGGGAGTGGGCTCGGGGCAGGCGGCTTCGGAGCTTTCTCCTATGGTGGTGCCCTCTCCGGTGCAGGTTGGGGAGCCAGGACGGGCGGTCCTGGCTATGTCTCCACCACCATCGGCGATGGCCTCGTCTGGTGGGGCGCGCCAGGCGTCCCCTCCTTCTGGTGCCACTGTGGGGCGGCCCATGCAGGGCGCTCGGACGGCGGGTTGGGGTGAGGCAGGAGGCCGTACCCCACCCGCGATCTCTCGGGAGGAGGTCATTGCGTTCGGCGGGATCCAGGACCCCTTGTCTGAGGGGCGCCGGGTGAGTGACCGTCTCCAGGCACATCCGGATGTGGACGATATCCAGCAACGGTGCGCCATGAGGGCGGCCAAGCTTCGTGAGGTCGAGGTTTCTACTGGTATGTCGGTCAATTTTTCCAATTCCATTTTGCATTTTTCAAATGATGAGACTCTTGATAATGCAAATCAACTAGGGGTTTCTCTCGGTAGTAATGAAACTGAAATTTCTAATTCTATTAATAATCTACTTGACCTAGAGGCTGAGCGGGCCTTAGAGATGATTCGCGATATTGCAGCTGTTAAACCCATGTGTGATTCGGAGGTTCATGCGCTTGGGGTCAGGGCGCTTGAAAAATTTTGTGCGGATCTTTTGCCTTCTAGTTCTGAGGCGGGGGTAGAGGAGGTCTCTACTGAGATAGGTTTGGCAAGCCCCTCTGACACCGGGTATGAGGACCAGTTGCAGAGTCAAGCTATCCCAAAGCGCAAGTGGAAACGGAAGGTATATCCGTTGTCCGCAGTGCGTAGGAGTGCTAGGATGCGTTCGGCAAAAAAAAATTTTGGAGACGGGGAgagacttggctaaaagaaggtttcttgTTGAGGCGTCTGTCGAGCATCGCTTAGATTTTATCGCTCTTTTGGAGACGGGGAGAGATAATTTTGCGCCACAGTTTCTAAATTCTTTGTCGGGAGGTATTGAATTTGATTGGCATTGCTTGCCGCCGAGAGGGCGATCGGGTGGAATCCTCCTCGGCGTTAGGTGCGAGACGCTTGAGGTTCGCAGTGTGGTTATGGGAGACTTTGCAGTCAAGTTCAGGGTGCGGTCCAAGGAAGATGGGTTTAATTGGGCTCTGGTTGCGGTTTATGGTGCTGCGCAGCCCGAGCTCAAGCCCGATTTCTTGGCTGATCTAGTTCGGATGTGTGGTTCCGAGCAGCTGCCGTACCTGGTGGGGGGTGATTTCAATATTATTAGAAGGCGTGAGGATAAGAACAATGATAACTTCGACGGCAGATGGTCGTTCATGTTCAATACTATCATTGAGAGTTTGAACCTGAGAGAAATTGAGCTCTCGGGCAGAAAATTCACCTGGGCTAATGCGCTGCCAAATCCGACGTATGAGAAGTTGGACCGTGTGTTGGCTAGTGTCGATTGGGAACAGAAGTTTCCTCTAGTAACGGTCCAGGCCTTATCCCGTGGTATCTAGGATCACACGCCGCTTTTTGTGGACTCTGGTCAGCCCTCCCACTTGGGGAACAAGAATGTGTTCTCCTTTGAGATGGCTTGGTTTGAACGTGAAGGCTTCTTTGATCTTGTAGCTAGAGAGTGGGCTAAGGATTCAGGAGGAATCACTGCGCTTCAGCGCTGGCAGAATAAGATCAGGCACTTGAGGAGTGTCCTGCGTGGATGGGCTAAGCATCTTAGCGGGATTTATAAGGTTGAAAAGGAAAGGCTTCTGTCACTTATTCAGTCCCTAGATGTAAAGGCAGAAACCACGCTTCTGCCTGTCGCGGAGCTTCAAACTAAGCTGGACGCGGAATTGAGGCTGAAAGAACTTCTTAGGGAAGAAGAGTTGAAGTGGGCGTTGCGGGCCAAGGTACGGAGAGTCGTCCAGGGGGACGCGAACACTGAATTTTTTCACATGATTGCTAATGGTAAGCATCGAAAGAAGAGGATCTTTCAGCTTGAGCAAGATGAGGGAACAATTGTAGGACAGGAGAACCTAAAATTGTACATTACTGAGTTCTATAAGCAGTTGTTTGGTCCTCCAGCAAATAACTGTGTGTCTCTGGATGAGTCCAGGGTTGAGGATGTTCCTCAGCTCACAGTTGTTGAGAATGAAGTTCTTACGGCTCCTTTTACCGAGAAAGAGGTATTTGAGGCCGTTTCACAGATGGAAACTAACAAAGCGCGGGGCCCGGATGGATTTCCAGCGGAGTTTTATAAGAAATGCTGGTGTATCATTAAAGGTGATTTGTTGCCTTTGTTCAATGATCTGTTTGCTGGGCAGCTTCATCTTTTTCAGCTAAATTTTGGAACGATCACACTTCTTCCGAAGAAAACAGAGGCTGTGAGAATTGAGCAATTCAGGCCAATCTGTCTTCTTAATgttagtttcaaaattttcaccaaggtCGGGACCAATAGGCTCTCACAGATCGCGCATGCTGTTGTGCAGCCTacccaaactgctttcatgccggatAGGAACATCCTTGAGGGTGTTGTGGTCCtacatgaaacgctccatgaaatccaCACGAAAAAGCTGGATGGGGTTATTTTCAAAGTGGATTTCGAAAAAGCGTATGACAAAGTCAAATGGCCTTTCCTTCAACAGGCTTTACGCATGAAGGGTTTTGATGAGGCCTGGCGACGCCAGGTAGAATCCTTTACGCAAAAAGGTAGTGTTGGAATTAAAGTAAATGATGATATAGGTCATTATTTTCAGACACACAAAGGCCTGAGGCAAGGAGACCCAATGTCCCCTATATTGTTCAACATTGTAGTTGATATGTTGGCCATTCTCATAGGCAGGGCAAAGAACGCCGGTCAGGTAGGTGGTTTGGTGCCTAACCTAGTTGATGGGGGTGTATCCATATtgcagtacgctgatgatacaatcatcttcatggagcatgatctggcaaaagcgagaaacatgaagctggtgttgtgtttatttgaacaattgtccggtttaaagattaactttcataaaagcgagttgttctgctttggtagagccaagGAGGAACAAGAGGCTTATAGACAATTGTTTGGTTGTGAATTAGGGGCTTTACCTTTTACTTACCTGGGTATACCCATTCATCATCGTAAGCTCACGAACAGAGAGTGGAAATGTATCGAAGATCGGTTCGAAAAGAAACTTAGTTGTTGGAAGGGCAAACTTCTGTCTTATGGAGGCCGGTTAATTCTTATTAATTCGGTGCTCACAAGTTTGCCGATGTTCCTACTATCTTTCTTTGAGGTTCCAGTTGGGGTCAGGAAAAGGCTGGACTTCTATCGGTCAAGATTTTTTTGGCAGAGCGATGATCTTAAGAGAAAGTATAGACTCGCCAAGtgggatattatttgtcgtccCAAGGATCAGGGGGGGTTGGGTATCGAGAATCTTGAGATCAAGAACAGATGCCTGCTTAGTAAATGGCTATATAAGTTATCAGTTGGGACTGATGCGAATTGGGCACAGATACTTCGTAACAAGTATCTGCAATCCAAAACCTTGTCTCAGGTGACAATGAGACCAACTGATTCGCCATTTTGGAAGGGGCTTATGAGAGTTAAGTCAACCTTCTTTAATAGAACAAAGTTTATAGTCGGAGATGGTAACGATACTCGCTTTTGGGAGGACACTTGGCTTGGTGAGACACCTTTGGCATTACAGTACCCATCTCTGTATCGTATTGTGAATCGTCGTGATGCGCTTGTGGCGACGATTATGCAGGCCACCCCTCTTAATATTTAGTTTAGGAGGGTGCTTGTTGGTAATAGATGGGAAGCTTGGCTTCATCTGGTGCgtagactgatggaggttcagctACAACATCAGCCCGATCAGTTGTGTTGGAAACTTACTAGGTCTGGACAATTTACCGTTAAATCGATGTACATCGATGTTATTAACTCGAGTGTCATTCCTAactccaaacatgtttggaaagtcaaagttcctttgaaaatcaaagtgtttatgtggtttgtccataaacaggttATTCTAACAAAGGACAACTTGGTTAAGCGCAATTGGACAGGAtctactaggtgtagtttctgtGATCGGGATGAAACCATTAAGCATCTATTCTTTGAGTGCCCGTTGGCAAGGATTTTGTGGCGCTCAGTGCAAATTGCCTTTAACATTACTCCTCCGAGTTCGGTCGGGtcgttatttggaacgtggctgGATGGGATAGAGTCCGTTACAGCTAGACACATTCGTGTAGGAGTTTGTGCGTTGTTATGGGCAatttggaactgcagaaatgatttggcttTTAACAGAATAAACactattcattttttgcaggttgtaTTCCGTGCTTCGgcgttgatccgtatgtggtccctactcactccgacggaggccagggagcgtttggttactggatctgtccggtgggagatggtagcgcgggatatattcaaccggtttggatggcggtcatgtaataggataggcaattagttttccTACCTGTATTtctgccagccggttgtggcttcATAACTTTTTTGTTTTCATGTCGAGGTCTATGTGAGCTCGACGTTGTTTTCTTTTACGACTCTTAGACTTTGTTGAACCTATTTTATTTATataagtggccgtatgcatcttcctgatgcagaggccggggagtccccccttttccaaaaaaaaaaccTTCTCTATTCTTCTATTGCTATACATACTAGTGTATAGGGAGAGATCAGGTGCTCCAGCGCCTTAGATGCTCCGGTGATACGAGCTATCggaagccattggatctcagatccgaATGCTCCTAGGGGACTCTGAACATTTCTCAAAAAAGCCCTTCGAAAGTCTGAGAATCGCGTGCAAGTGTAGTAGCCCCTCAGATGTCGTTGGATCTGAGATCCGACGGCCCGGAAGCTCGTATCACCTACGACGCTGGAGCACCTGATATTCCCCCTAGTGTATATGGgccgcacacgcacacgcacacctCAAGATGGACGATAGATATCTATAATCCACATCTTGTCACATGCTGACAAACACTCTTTTGTTCCTGGCCCCTTCATTATGCAATCAGCTATTTTTCCGCGGAAGTAACATGGATTAGCTTCAGCGTTCCCTCGTCAAGCCTCTCTTTTATGAAAAAAACGATCTACACATGCTTTGTTCGGTCATGCCGAACTAGATAGTTTGCAATGTTGATTGCTGACTTGTTATCACACCAGAGCTTCAATGGTCCTCTCCTTAGTAGCCTTAACTCTGATATGAGGCCTTTCATCCACAGCATCTCACACAAACAAAAAGACATTGCTCTATATTCTGCTTCAGTTGTAGATCAGGAGACCACCGGCTGCTTCATCCTCCTCGAAGGTTTACTCCAACAAAGACACAAAAGCCAAATGTTGACCTTCTGGCATCAATGCAACTAGCCCAATCAGCATCACAGTAGCCCTCTACATTTAAGTGCCCATTGGCCTTAAACAATAGACCTCTTCCATGACTCCATCTCTCTTCACTCATAGGTTTTCTTCTTGTATACACCCTCAAAGTTTCTTCCTCGTTTGACTTTTTGAATCTTTCCTCACTTCATCCTctcggccgccgccacctccgTACTTCCTACTCTTGCTTCCATCTGACCACCAGGACCTAGCATCGCTGGCAACTGCCAATACCAAGTGCTGCCGTCTCCTCCGGCAGACCCACTCTCGCACACTGCCGGCCGCCGGCTCCATTCCTGCACAACTACTCCGCCTGGGCCTGTTGCCCTTTTCCCGGAGCTTGTTCCCCGCTGCGCTGACACCCTGGGCGCCCGGAGCTCCACCCCATGCTGCTGATTCACCACGGGCAACCTGCAGAACCCAACATCTTCTCCCACCTGTGCTCTGACACAATCTTGTCGTTCAGGAAATATCTAGAATCAGTCAACCTTCTCTATTCTTCTCTCTTGCTTTACATACTAATGTatatgggccacatgggccaggtaacacacacacacaccagccAACAGTGGACAACACCGTTCACGAATAATCCTAGTATGCGAGAACTAGTACGCGAGAACAGTTTGTTGCTCCCTATAGCCGTGTCGTCTTTCatcaaaatgaaataaaatagaACTGTGTCAAAACTAGCGGTTCGGTCAGAGAACAACAAAGCCTTTCAGTCCCAAACAAATTGGCCTAGGGTAGAGTTgaaaacccataagatctcgaaACATGGTTCTGACACGTGGATAGCTAACTTCCACGCACCCATGTCCATGGCTGGTTCTTTGGTGTTATTCCAGTCTTTCAGGCCTCTCTTTACGGACCCACCCATGTGAAGTTTGGTCTACCCCGATCTCTCTTGACATTATCAGAATGCTTTATCCTTCCGTTATGCACCGGCGGTTCGGTTAGAGTAAATAAATTTTATCATATGATGATAAACCACTTtacagaaagaaagaaaaaaggaaataCCTCTCCTTCTTTAGTTAATGCGGCTGAATGCCAACCTCCAGCAGCAATGTCAACCTGCAAATAGATGTGGAAAATATAAAACAAGAAACAGAAACAGGACTTTTAGGATTCATAGGCCTGGTAAGGAAAATATGTGTGCAAAAGTATTTGTGATTTATCAGCGTCTACTGGTAGCCTGGTAGGCCATAATCAATATGAAATTGTTTACATAGGCAACATCGAACAAATGTAGGTTCCACAAAAATGGCAGAAATTCAACGATTAGTAACAGAGGTGCTATATGCTTAACTTACTGCGGGTCAACATGAATTAACCTGGGATCCAATGGACcaactttttttttcttttgctcaGCTAGAGTCTAACCAAGCCTTGAACTAGGCTTGTTAGGTAATGTCTTCATACACCTCATTAATGTTCAACTTGATTTAGAAAGGATGTCGGAAACAAGAAGCAACAATCCAGTGTGGCTCACCAATGAGAGGTTAGATAGCCCTTCAACACGGATCGGTTGTGATCTCGGTTGGGTATCTCCAATCCCCAGCTGGCCATATTCATTATTACCCCATGCCCACAAGATTCCATCTACTGACAGTGCCAAATTATGGAATGCCCCTACAGCAATCATGCTcacttgttcaagcccttgcacACGTACTGGCGTAGATATTTTTTTGCTGAAAAGAAGACTAACATCGTCAATACTATGATACAAGGACAAACACACCAAAAATATAAAAATGATTGATGATTTCAGTTGAAGTCACAGGCGCCATACATATCACCCGGAGGCCACGGTTGTCCCCATGTCCAGACATGGCCTTCTTGTGTCAAAACCACTGAGTGAGTCCCCCCCGCAGCTACCTAGAGTCAATGAAAAAAACAGTAAACCAGAAGTTAATGATGTTGAATGGAGAGCAGGAGTGCAGGACTGAAAAGTTCTAGCATCATTTTACTAGAACATCAGTATTTCATTTGGACATGACACACTGTAACAGTTCTAACAAAAAGTTATCCAATGTGTTCTCCCAGCCTAACACATGTTGGCAACAAGCATATGCTGATGTTGACACTAAGATGCAAAAAATTGCTAGTCCCAATCCTTAAAACATGCATAAAAATGACTAAAATCCCAAGAACATTGGGACTGGTGCAAGTAGTACATGATAGGAATCTGATTCCATTCCACTCACTTGCCGAACTTTGAGCTTGAGAGCGCATCGCTGTGGGATGGGGATGTCCCTCCTGAGTGCCCTTGTGCCATCTTCCTTCCTCTCAGGCTCCTCCCCGCACTGCCCATATTCGTTGCCCCCTGGAACATGGGCGCACATGTCATCTAATCAACCAATTCCGAAAAGAAAAAACCACCCAAGAAACCGAGTTCCCTTACCCCAAGCGTAAGCCCGCCCCTTGTCGTCCACCGCGAGGCAATGCCACCCGCCGATCGCTGCCTGGCACCAAAACCCAATGACACACGCATTACAAAAGAAGCGAATCGCATTTCAAAAGAGTGATCCTGCGCTCACCTGCACGATCTTGACCCCGATGAGGGCGTCGACATGCGCCGGGGAGCTCTCTGTCTTGGTCTCCGGCGGGTGCCCGAGCGTTCCCCGCTGATTCCACCCCCAAGTGAAGAGCTGCAGAGAAACGGCGGCCGCCAGCGAGAAACCACATCAAAACAAACACTGTACTGCATAGAAAGGAAAGGAGTGCAAGGAGGAAGCGGGCAATGGAAGCGTACGCTGCCGTCGTCGCATATGGCGAGGGAGTTGCGGCTGCCGGCTACGACGGCGGAGACGGCGTACGCATCCAGAGCGCCGATGCAGCGGGCCCAGTCCTTCTCGTCGCACCGGCCCATGCCCAGCTGCCCGTCTTCCCCCGAACCCCTGCAAAACCCAACGAAATCAGGCGCCACATCTCAGGGACAGAGCGGCCGGAGGGGGCAAGCGAGGAGGCATCACCATGCGAGGACGGCTACGGAGCGGGAAGGCGGCGCcatgtgtgtgtgggtgtggggggggggcggCTCGGGGCCTGAGGTGGCCGGGAAGCGGTGGGCGGTGGGGAGATAGCGAAACCGCAGCGGCAAAACAAGAATGAAGCGCTGGAGGCTGCTTTTGTTGCGGCCCTGTCCGGGAGGTGGGATTGGGGTGGGT
This sequence is a window from Aegilops tauschii subsp. strangulata cultivar AL8/78 chromosome 7, Aet v6.0, whole genome shotgun sequence. Protein-coding genes within it:
- the LOC109739961 gene encoding ultraviolet-B receptor UVR8, encoding MAPPSRSVAVLAWGSGEDGQLGMGRCDEKDWARCIGALDAYAVSAVVAGSRNSLAICDDGSLFTWGWNQRGTLGHPPETKTESSPAHVDALIGVKIVQAAIGGWHCLAVDDKGRAYAWGGNEYGQCGEEPERKEDGTRALRRDIPIPQRCALKLKVRQVAAGGTHSVVLTQEGHVWTWGQPWPPGDIKKISTPVRVQGLEQVSMIAVGAFHNLALSVDGILWAWGNNEYGQLGIGDTQPRSQPIRVEGLSNLSLVDIAAGGWHSAALTKEGEVYAWGRGEHGRLGFGDDKSSHMVPLKVQLLAGEDIVQVSCGGTHSVVLTSDGRIFSYGRGDHGRLGDGREVTTGHPMEVPINLPPPKTSTSSEGLWQANYVACGGRHTLAIVTWTDM